The following nucleotide sequence is from Paracrocinitomix mangrovi.
ATGGAAAAAATCGAACCGTATAAACCAAAGCATAAAGTAAGAGTTGTAACTGCAGCCTCATTGTTTGATGGGCATGATGCAGCAATCAATATCATGCGTAGAATTATTCAGTCTACGGGATGTGAAGTAATTCATCTTGGACATGACAGATCTGTTGAAGAGGTTGTTGATTGTGCTATTCAAGAGGATGCACAAGCAATTGCAATGACTTCTTACCAGGGAGGTCATACAGAGTATTTGAAATACATGTATGATTTGTTAAAGGAAAAAGGTGCAGATCATATCAAGATTTTTGCTGGTGGTGGCGGAACCATTTTACCTGAGGAAATTAAGGAATTACATGCTTACGGTATCACAAGAATTTATCATCCTGATGATGGTAGAGCTATGGGATTACAAGGAATGATAAATGATTTGGTTGAGCAATCAGATTTTCCAACCGGAGATAATCTTAATGGAGAGGTAAGTCATCTTAAAGAAAAGAATCCTGTTGAAATTGCTAAATTGATTTCTGCTGCAGAAAATTTTCCGGATGAGAGTAAAGGTGAATTAGAGAAAGTACATGAAATTGCTGCTAAAGTTGATACGCCAATATTAGGGATCACAGGGACTGGTGGAGCAGGTAAGTCATCTTTAGTAGATGAATTAGTAAGAAGATTCCTGATTGATTTTCCAGAGAAAAACATTGCAATTGTTTCAGTTGATCCTTCTAAAAGAAAAACAGGAGGAGCTTTATTAGGAGATAGAATCCGTATGAATTCTATCAAGAATAAGCGAGTATACATGCGTTCATTGGCTACAAGACAGTCCAATTTGGCTTTGTCTAAACATGTTAATGAAGCACTTGAAATTTTAAAGGCGGCAGAATATGATTTAATTATACTAGAAACTTCAGGTATTGGACAGTCTGATACAGAAATCCTGGATCACTCTGATGTTTCTTTATATGTGATGACCCCTGAATTTGGTGCAGCAACTCAATTAGAGAAGATTGATATGCTGGATTTTGCTGATTTAGTGGCTTTAAACAAGTTTGATAAAAGAGGTGCATTAGATGCTATCCGTGACGTCAAAAAACAATACAAAAGAAATCATGAAATGTGGGACGCTTCTGATGATGAAGTTCCTGTGTTTGGTACAATTGCTTCTCAGTTCAATGATCCGGGAATGAATACGCTTTACAAGGCGATCATGGATGAAATTGTTCAGAAAACAGGTGCAGACTTGAATTCGACTTTTGAAATCACAAAAGAAATGTCTGAAAAGATATTTGTGATTCCTCCTGCAAGAACCAGATATTTATCTGAAATATCAGAAAATAACAGGTCATATGATAAATGGGTAGATGAACAAGTAGAAGTAGCAGACAAATTATATGGTTTACAAAAGTCAATAGAAACTTTAAAAGCTTCAAGCATTGATGATAAAGATCGCTTGATTAAAGGATTACAAGAGACTTTTGAACAAACAAAGTTGGAGTTAGATCCTAAAAATTGGGTGCTGATTGAAGAGTGGGATCAAAAAGTACAGAAGTACAAAGATCCGGTTTATTCATTCAAAGTAAGGGATAAAGAAATCTCAATTCAAACCCATACTGAGTCGCTTTCTCATTTGCAAATCCCTAAAGTTGCCTTGCCAAAATATAAAGGTTGGGGTGATTTGTTGAGATGGTCTTTACAAGAAAATGTTCCGGGTGAATTCCCGTATACAGCTGGCTTGTTCCCGTTCAAAAGAGAAGGGGAGGATCCTACAAGAATGTTTGCAGGTGAAGGTGGACCAGAAAGAACAAATAGAAGATTTCACTATGTGAGTCTAGGAATGCCGGCAAAGAGATTGTCAACAGCTTTTGACTCAGTTACTTTGTATGGTAATGATCCTGACTTAAGACCAGATATTTATGGTAAAATTGGAAACTCAGGAGTATCTATTTGTTGCTTAGATGATGCTAAAAAGCTTTATTCAGGATTTAGATTATCTGACCCTAAAACATCTGTGTCAATGACTATTAATGGTCCGGCGCCAATGTTGCTGGGATTTTTTATGAATGCTGCAATTGATCAGGAATGTGAGCTTTATATTAAAGAAAATAGTCTGGAAGCTGATGTTGATAAAAAGCTAAAGGAGCTTTATGACGATAAAGGTATTGCCAGACCAGCTTATCAAGGAGATCTTCCTGAAGGTAATGACGGACTTGGATTGATGTTATTAGGAATAACTGGTGATCAAGTTTTGCCATCAGATGTTTATGCTAAAATAAAAGCGGATACCTTAACCAAAGTTAGAGGAACTGTACAAGCAGATATTCTAAAAGAAGATCAAGCACAAAACACTTGTATTTTCTCTACTGAATTTGCGCTGAGATTAATGGGTGATGTTCAGGAATACTTTATTGATCATGGTGTAAGAAATTTCTATTCAGTTTCAATCTCAGGATATCATATAGCAGAAGCAGGAGCAAATCCAATTTCTCAATTGGCATTTACTTTAGCTAATGGATTCACATATGTAGAGTATTACCTTTCAAGAGGTATGGATATCAATGCTTTTGGACCTAACTTATCATTCTTTTTCTCAAATGGAATCGATCCTGAATATGCTGTGATTGGTCGTGTGGCAAGAAGAATTTGGTCAAAAGCGTTGGCTAAAAAATACGGAGCAAATGCAAGAGCTCAAATGTTGAAATATCACATTCAGACTTCGGGTAGATCATTGCATGCACAAGAAATTGACTTTAATGATATCCGTACTACATTACAGGCACTTTATGCAATCTATGATAACTGTAATTCATTGCATACAAATGCATATGATGAAGCGATTACAACGCCAACTGAAGAGTCGGTAAGACGTGCAATGGCAATTCAGTTAATCATTAATCGCGAGTTAGGATTAGCCAAGAACGAAAATCCAATTCAAGGAGCATTTATTATTGAAGAGTTAACTGATCTAGTAGAAGAAGCTGTATTGATGGAGTTTGATAGAATTACTGAAAGAGGTGGAGTTCTTGGTGCAATGGAAACTATGTATCAGAGATCAAAAATTCAGGAAGAATCACTGTATTACGAAACTTTAAAGCACAACGGAGAGTTCCCTATTATTGGGGTTAACACCTTCTTAAGTTCTAAAGGGTCGCCAACAATAGTGCCGGCTGAGGTAATTAGAGCTGAAGAGTCTGAGAAGAAATACCAGATTGAAATGTTAGGTAATCTTCATAAGGCTAAAGAAGAAAAAGCTACTGAAGCCTTGAATAAAGTTCAAAAAGCAGCTATCCAAAATCAAAATATATTTGAAGAATTAATGGAAGCAGCTAAATCATGCTCACTTGGGCAGATTACAAATTCTTTATTCGAAGTTGGTGGTCAATACAGAAGGAATATGTAAATTCCTGCTATCAAAACATTTAGGGAAATAAGGGGATATGTGCGAAAAAGCGGATTAATTCTGCCTTTTCTGATATTCTCTTTTCATTTCTCCATTGCTCAAAAGGCTGATGAAAAGGTGGAGTACTACTTAGGTCAGTTTAGCTATTATGAGTACATGGATTGGGATAGTGCCTTAATGTATCTTGATTCTGCTACTATTCAAGGTGAAAATGTCAAAGATGATTTCACACATGGTTTAATTGATCTGCACAAAGGTTGGTACTATCAAGATATCTCAGCCTACGACACCAGTAAATCTTTTTTCTTTAGTTCTTTAGAGTATTTCAAATCGGCCAATGCATATCAAAAAGTGGCAGATGTTTACGGGAACCTGGGTAATGCATTTTTAGATGTAGGCGATTTAAAAAACTCACTTGATTATCAGCTAAAATCACTAGAAACTAATGAGGCCATTTTGATGATGTCTGCTGATGAGGATACCAGAGAAATGGCTATTAGAGGTAGGGCTTATGCCTGGAGTAATATATCAAGTATTTACAAAATTCTGGATCAGTATACAAAATCGCTTGATTATGAATACAAAGCATTGGAATATGAATTAGAAAAAGGAGATGATTCAGTAGGTATGGGGATTTCATTTATAAGTATTGGGACTACTTACGAATCATTAGGAATCAAAGACAGTGCATTGTATTATACCAATTTGGCACACGGTATTTTTAAAAGACATTTCTTTTCAAATGGTCTGATATCATCATTATTAACGCTTTATAGGTTTAGCGAGGCAGACGGTAAACCTAATTTAGATTTACTGACTGAGGCTTATCAAGTGGCTGCAGAATTTCAAGATAAAAAATCTGAATTAACAGTTCTTGGATATTTGGTTGCAGGAGATTTTGGTTTTTCTAAGGATTCCTTGGAAAATATGGTAAATAGAGGTCACTATTTGATAGAAGAATATGATTTGGCCAATTCACAATATGGATTTTTTGAAGATGAAGCGAAGTATAGAGCTAGTGTTGGTGAATATCGAGAGGCATACGCATCCTTACTGAGATATGTGGACCTTTACCAAAAAATAAAACAGAACAATGAATTGGTTGATTTCAAAAATGCAGAATTAAGACATGAGTATCAAATGCAGTCAATGCAGGATAGTTTGAATTTTGAGAAAACCCTTCACGAACAAAAGTTATCCAATGAGAGAGAGGTGAGTAGGCAAAAAACCATTATTGTAATTTCTTCTTTCGGAATGGTGATTTTGATTGTGTTTATGGTCTTTTTATTACGAGCTTTTAGGGTTAAGAAAAAAACCAACCAGCAATTGAGTGAAAAGAACTTTATGATTGAAAGGCAGAAGGAAATTGTGGAGGAAAAAAATACAGAGATTACCGCTTCAATCAACTATGCTAAACGTCTTCAAGAGGCAATTTTACCACCATTAAAGTCAATAAATTCAGCATTTGATGACAGTTTTGTTTATTATGAACCTAAGGACGTTGTGAGTGGTGACTTTTATTGGTTTGAGAAATCAAATAACCTAGTGTTTTTAGCAGCTGCAGATTGTACGGGTCACGGAGTTCCTGGTGCTATGGTGTCTGTAGTTTGTTTCAATGCATTAAACAGGTCTGTAAAAGAATTCAACTTACATGATCCCGCAGATATTTTAAATAAAACCAGAGAATTGATCATTGAAACTTTTCAAAAGAGTGGGGAAAATGTAAAAGATGGTATGGACATTAATCTTTGTGCATTTGATCATAAAAACAAAAAGGTCTACTACGCCGGGGCAAACAATCCTTTGTGGATTGTTAGAAACAACAAGCATATTCCGGTTGAGCAACTGGCGCAGGTTGCAACTGTAGAAGGTGAAGAGTTTTCTTTAATTGAATTGAAAGCAGATAAACAACCTGTAGGGCTTTATGAAGGAATGTCTGATTTTAGACAAATTGAAATTCAAATCTTTGAAGACGATAGGTTTTATCTGTTTACTGATGGATTTGCTGACCAATTTGGAGGCACAAAAGGTAAAAAACTAAAGTACCGCAACTTCAAACAGTTGATATTGGATCACTTTAATCAACCTATGCCATCTCAGGGAGATAATCTTAAAAAGTTTATGGATGATTGGATGAAAGACTTCGATCAAATCGACGATATCTGTGTGATTGGAGTAAAAGTCTAATTTGACAGAGGAGATTCACGGGCGCTATTGAAAATAAACAAGAACGGCCCGCTAAATCGACGATATCTGTGTAATTGGAGTAAAAGTCTAATTTGACAGAGGAGATTCACGGGCGCCATTGAAAATGAACAAGTACGGCCCGCTAAATCGACGATATCTGTGTGATTGAAGTGAAAGTTTGATAAATTATCTGCTAGTTATCAGGTAATTGTATTCAATTCTAGCTAAAAAATGTGTTGTAATTCCTCAATTTAGTTACATTTATTTGACCATAAAGTTGACCCTTTGAAGAAATTTGGAAGCATAATCTGGAAAAACAGTATTTACCTTTTGCTAGTAGGTATTATTGGAATCTTCGTTTTCATCTTGATGGATTTAAGAAAAACTGTCGATCACTTGAGTAAAGACATGGTTATTAAATCCCAATTGAGAACAAACTTGGAATTGGAAAATTTCTTTTCTACTGTTAGAGAAGACATTATCATTACAGCGCAGGAACATGCGGTTCAAAAATATGATCATACAGATTATCACAGACTCAATGCAGAGTTAAGACCACTTGTGAAAAACAAGAGGCAATTGTCTTCTATAATGATGGCCACAAGTAAAGGTGATGAGTTTATGATTCTGGATCTTGACACTTCATGGATGTTCAGAATAACTACTGAAGGAAGTAAAGATTCAATGCCTGAGCAATTGTTTTGGCAGGATACTGAAAACAACGAACCTCATTATCGATCTAAAAAAGATCAGCAATATGATCCCAGAACACGTCCTTGGTATGAAAATGCTATGGCGCATGATGAAATGCACGTCAACTGGACAGATCCATATACATTTTTCACAACCAAAGAACCTGGGATAACTATTTCAACCAGGTTTAAGGATACTATTGATGATATTGATGTCGTTGTTGCTTTTGATATTTTGCTTTCAGACTTATCAGAGTTTACTACAAGTCTTGACATTTCTCCGAACGGAGTGGTATTTATTCTAACAGAAGACGAACGCGTTATTGGTTTGCCATGTAAGTCTGGATATGAGACCAATGAGCAAATCATGGCAGATGTTTTAAAGCCTTACAAGGAATTAAACAATGATAAAATCAATCAAACAGTTGATGTGTGGAATTCACTGGATGATAAAGATTCATGTTTTCATTTTAAATCAGAGGGCGAAAATTGGTGGGGTTCTGTTCAACATTATAATATCAGTGATGATGACCAATTATTGGTGGGAGTTATGGTTCCTGAATCAGATTTTGTTGGGGAAGTAATTCATTCAGAGAAAGTGATCATCATTGGTTTTATTTTAGTGATGATATTCACTGTTTATATCCTAAAACAATACAGAGACAAGCAAAAATCAAATCATCAACTTCAATCTCAGAAAGAGGAAATCATGCAAAAAAATAGCATGCTAGAGAGTGCTAATGAGGAAATCACAAATGCCAAGCATGAAATTGAAGAGAAGAGCAATGAGATTTTTGATTCTATCAATTACGCAAAAAGAATTCAAACTGCTATACTGCCGCCGCCAAGTTTTTGGAATAAAAATTTACCGGAGTCTTTTGTATTATATATTCCAAAAGACATAGTAGCAGGTGACTTTTATTGGATGGATGTGATTGATAATGAAGTGTTGTTTGCTGCGGCAGATTGTACAGGGCATGGGGTTCCTGGAGCAATGGTTTCTGTTGTTTGTCACAATGCCTTAAATAGAGTAGTGCATGAGTTTGGAATGCATCAACCTGCAGAAATTCTTGATGAAGTAACTGATTTAGTCATAGAAACTTTTGAAAGAGCAGACCATGAAGTAAAAGACGGAATGGATATAGCTTTATGTGGATTAACCCTGGACACTATGCAGCTTGAATTTGCAGGCGCTCACAATCCACTTTGGTTAATTAGAGAAGGAAATGCAGAGTACGAAGGTTTAGAATTAAGTATGGAATTGGAGGGCAAATCACTTTATGAGATTAAAGCGGATAAACAGCCGGTTGGTAAATTTGCTCACCGTACCAAGTTTACCTACAATAAAATTACTGTTCAAAAAGGGGATACAATTTACCTGTCAAGTGATGGTTTCCCTGATCAGTTTGGAGGTGATAATGGTAAGAAATTAAAAAGTAAATCATTCAAGAAGTTATTGATTGAACTGTGTAAACATGATATCAAGGACCAAAAAGAAATACTTGAAAAGGCCTTTTATGAATGGAAAGGAGATTTTGAGCAATTAGATGACGTCTGTGTCATTGGAGTAAAAGTATAATGAAGATACTCCCTCTAATCATATCGAACCTCACCTTATTTATTTCATTTTCTGTTTTAGCACAAAATGCAAAGGTTGATAGTTTACAAAAGGTACTAACATTAGAAAATGCTCCGGACAAGAAAGCCATAGTTCTTATGGATATTGGTGATGAGTATTTTTTATATGCCAATGATACAGCCATTTATTATTATGAAAAAGCGTATGATCATGCATTTCAAACAGATAATGATCATCTTAAAGCACAAGTCACTTATAAGTTAGGCTTATCATATCAATTTATTGATCCTGCAAAAAGTGCTGAGTTTGCTTTGGAAACGCTCGAATATTCCGAGAAAACAGGAGATTCAAGATACCTGTCATATTCACATAATATGTTAGGAAATTTATATCGAGCTAATGGCGAGCTGGACAAATCTATGGAAGAGTATAAGTTCGCTTTGAGTATATCTGAACAGGCAAAAGACAGTATTCAAGTAGCGCGAGCCATGAATAATATTGGAATTGTGCACATGATGAGTGCAGAATATGATATAGGTCTTGAATATTGGTTAAAATCACTTGAGATTAAAGAATTATTGGGTGAGGAAGAAGCAGCTGCCGCTACAATGTCAAATATAGCTTTGTATTATAAAGACATTGGCAGGTATTATGAAGCAAAGGAATTTTTGGATAAAGCAATTGAAATCAATAAAAAGTATCATGATTACGAATCAATTGCTTTTTGTTATACCATAATAGGTGACATGTATTGGAGGATGAATAATCCTGCCTCTGCCATTGTTCCTTATAAAAAAGCTTTGGCCTATTGTGATACCAATAATTCGTATTTCAATAAAGCGGATGCATTTGTTGGCTTGTCCAGAGTTTTAGATAGTTTAGGTAGATACGAAGAAGCGCTATTTTATAACCGCCTATACACTGAAGTGGTAATGGATTTTCATGATGATAAAAATGCACGAATTACAAGAGAATTAACCACTCAGTTTGAAACTGAAAAGAAAGAACAAGAGAATGAGTTACTTAAAAAACAAGGCGAAGCAAAAGATGCAAAAATTGCCCTAGAACAAGCAAATTTTAGGTACTTATTGCTTGGTTTATTTGGATTGTTAGCTATCATAGTATTAATTGTTTATATCCTCACCAGAGTTAGAGCCGCCAAAAAAGAAATTGAAAATCAAAAACACATTGTAGAGGAGAAAAACCAGGAGATTTTAGACAGTATTACTTATGCAAAAAGACTGCAAAATGCCATTTTACCTACACAAGAAACAATTGATGCTCACTTAAAGGAGAATTTTGTTTTGTACCTGCCAAAAGATATTGTAGCAGGTGATTTTTATTGGATGGATTATGCGGACGGAAAAACCTTGCTGGCAGTTGCAGATTGCACCGGACATGGGGTTCCCGGAGCAATGGTGTCAGTGGTTTGTCACAATGCTTTGAACAGAGCAGTTCGTGAATTTGGCTTACGCGAGCCGGGAAAAATTCTGGATAAAGTAACTGATTTGGTAATTGAAACTTTTGAAAAAAGTACTGAAGAAGTTAAAGACGGAATGGATATTTGCCTGTGCTCATTTGATTTTGAAAACAACCAAGTGCTCTATTCTGGAGCTAATAATGGTTTGTACCATATTGTGAACGGTGAATTGGTAGAAATCAAGCCAGATAAACAACCTGTTGGTAAATATGCAGATCGACAACCTTTTACAACACATTCTATATCTAGTAAAAAAGGAGATGTATTTTATCTGTTCACAGATGGATATGCTGATCAATTTGGAGGTGAAAAAGGAAAAAAACTAAAGTACAAACCTTTCAAAGAGATATTGCTTAATAACAGTCAAAGTAACATGTGGAATCAAAGAACCGTGTTATTTGATAAGTTCCAAACATGGAAAGGTGATTATGAGCAAATCGACGACGTATGTGTAATAGGTGTGAGAATATAATTCGAACATCTATTTAAGCAGTTTATCCTGAGCCTGTCGAAGGGTAATTGGAGTAAAAGTGTAATTCGTAATAAATGTTAAAATGTTCTATCATTTACCAAACCTTGTAAGTTTTAAATCGTTATTACGATTAATTACTAGAATAAATTGATAGTAAACTAATTTCCATTAAATTAATGGAAAAAATTCCCTCACCTTGAGTAACCTAATAGTTCGCATATTTACTAACCTCTCTACCAGAATAATGTTCATATTCTATTTGAGTATTATTTTGATCACGGCGTTTTTTATCATATTTGGTTACTACACTCAATTAAATCTTCAAGAACAAAGACAATATGATAAGCTTAAAGCTATCGTATCAGCTACCTCCGCGGCCATTGATGGTGATGAACATCAAAGGATGATGGAGGATCATACCACTAAAGATGCGATTACTTCCAATGATCAAAACATGACGTATCACATGATACGGGATGTAATGACAAAAACCTCTGAGTTCAACAATTTAAATTCTGCTATGTATACCATGGTGTACAACAAGTCTAAAGATGTTTTTGAATTTGGAGTTACTTCTGCAGAAGAACCATATTTCAGACATGAATACCATGATTATCCCTCTTTACTTGTAGAAAAGATGGATATTGGAGGAACTGTTCCTCGTTATGAGGATAAACATGGCGTTTGGATTTCGGCTTTTCATCCAATCAAAAATGGTAAAGGAGAGACGGTTGCAATACTTCAGGCAGATGTGAGATTTAATGAGTTCATTGATATGGTTCGCTCTAAGTACGCACAAGAGAGTTTAATTGCATTGGGTGCAATTATATTATTAGCATTGATAATGATTCCGTATACCAGAAAGGTGTTGAAAGAGGATGAAAGACAAAAACAAAAGGTTCGAATCCAAGCAGAAATTATCGAAGAGAAAAACAAAGACATCACAGATAGTATTAATTATGCTTTAAAAATTCAAAATACCATATTGCCAAATATTGATCAGTTCAAGCCATACTTTGGAGATATAGATATTTTGTATAAACCCAAAGACATAGTTGCTGGAGATTTTTTCTTTTTAGATAAAGTTGGCGACGACGTTTATGTTGCAGCTGCTGATTGTACTGGACATGGGGTTCCCGGCGCTATGGTTTCTGTTATTTGTTCAAATGCTTTGTCATATGCCTTGCACGAAAAAAATCTCAACTCTACTGGTGAAGTTTTAGATCAGGTAAGAAAAAGAGTAGTTGAGAAATTCAGTTCTTCGCCTGATGGTATAAAAGATGGAATGGATGTTTCTCTTTGCAAGTTCAATATAAAAACAGGTGAAATGGAGTATTCAGGAGCAAACAATGCTGTTTATGTACTCAAAAATGGCAGTAAAGAACTTGATACACTCAATCCTGATAAACAACCCGTAGGTCAATTTGACCATGCTACTCCTTTTACAACTCATTCAATTCAACTTCAAAAGGGTGACCAGGTTTATCTATTTAGTGATGGATATGCGGATCAGTTTGGAGGCGATAAAGGAAAAAAATTGAAGTACAAATCTTTCAAACAAATGATTTTGGATGCCTCTAATGAAGAAATGTCCAGTCAAATCAGAAATCTTGACATAGGTTTTGAAAAATGGAAAGGTGACTTTGAACAAGTGGATGACGTTTGCCTGATAGGGGTTCGTTTCTAACTATATTTCCTTGGGTTAAAAAATCAACATTTTTTGCGGCTTGTTTTGATGCAACTAATTGTATATTAACAAAGTCTTATAAAAGACTTGCTAATTATACGCCCCTATCTACTATGAAAAGAGTATTATTCTTATTGATGTTCATGAATTTTTATGTTTCATCAAATGCCCAGCAATTAACCAATGAAGGCACTAATTTCTACGTTGCATTTCCAGAAGTTTATGATAACAGTGCTGCTGTATTTGAAATAAATATTTCCAGTAGACAAAATGCAACAGGTACAGTAGAAATTACTGGAACCGGTTTTAGTCAAAATTTTAATGTTGTTCCAGGTGTAGTAACAACTGTTACTGTCCCTTCTGGTGCTGCAGATATAACTATAGACGAAACAGTATTAGAAAGAGCGATTCACATTTCATCAAATAATCCTGTTACAGTTTATGCTTCAACCTTTCACAGTGCCAGATCAGAAGCTTCAGTATGCTTGCCGGTATCTGCACTAGGATCAAGCTATATGGTAACAACTTATCCAAATATGCTGAAAAGTGGTGTGTGGTATCAATCTGAGTTTATTGTAGTTGCAGGTGATCAATCTTGTGATATTACCATAGTTCCTTCGTGTACAACTGAAGGTGGAGTAGGTGCTGGTACACCAATGTCTGTTCATTTAGATCCAAATGATGTTTATATGGTTCAGGCACAATCGGGATCAGCTTTGGATCTTACAGGTACTACTGTAACAGCAGATAATGGAACAGATAAATTTGCCGTTTTCAACGGTCATATTTGGGCGTATTTATCAAATTGTGGAAATTTAAATGCAGATCCTTTATATGAACAGGCTTATCCGATAAAAGCTTGGGGTGTTGAACATATTCTTACCATTTCATTGGAGCAAGATGATAATGCTTATAGAGTAATTGCAAAAGACAATGGAACAACTTTTACGGTTGATGGTGTTCCTACAGGTGGAGTTTTAAATAGCGGTGATGTATATGATGGTAACTTCTCAAATATTGATGAAGCAATCATGATTGAATCAAATCATCCTGTAGCAGTGACTCAAACTATGACAACAGGTGTTTGTAGTGGAAATGGAGACCCTTCAATGATTGTAATTAACTCCAACGAGCAAATGTATTTGGATACCGTTACCTTTTATGCAGCTACCGGAGGTTCTAGTTTGGTAAACTATGTCAATGTTATTACCAGATCAGATGACACCACTTTGATGGAATTTAATACAGCACCTATTACTGATTGGATGCCTTTAACTTATGACAATACTTATTCTTATAAGTTGTTTGCAACAGGATCTGGATCTCATACTTTAACTACTTCAGGTTGCGGTTTCCTTGCTTATGCATACGGAATGGGAAATCCTGAATCTTATTTTTATGCGGCAGGTGTGCGAGTTAATGCTGTAGATGATAGTTTATCAATTACCAATATAAATACGAGTCAACAAGCACAATGTGATTTGGATTCCATTCAATTTTTTCCATTTACTTCAGGTGGAGATGTTGTGACTTATGATTGGGATTTTGGTGACGGAGATTCATCTTCATTGCAAGATCCTATTCATGTTTATGCAAATGCTGGAACATATGTTGTTTCTTTAATAGTTGAATATGCTTGTTTCACAGATACCATTGCAGATACTTTGGTAATATTTGATTCACCAGATATTAGTGGAACATTTACAGATGTGTCTTGTTATCAATACGGAGATGGAGCAATTAATACTTCTACCACAGGTGGATCACCCAACTATTCTTATTCATGGTCTCCAAATGTTGGAACCACAGAGGATTTAACAGGATTGGATGGTGGTACCTATACGGTAACTGTTACAGATGCAAATGGTTGTAATGATGCAGAGACTTTTGTTGTAGATGAACCGGCTCCTATTGATATTACAATAGATCCGGCAGGTCCGTTTGCTCCACCAGATGGTCCTCAAAATATTACAGCAAGTCCGGCAGGTGGAACTTGGACAGCTACAGGATGTCCTGGATGTATCACTGCAGGAGGTGTTTTTGATCCGGCTGTTGCTGGGCCAGGTTTGTGGGAGGTTTGCTACACCGTTACTGTCGGACCATGTGATTCTACAGAATGTTCTCAGATATTGGTAGATACCTCTTGCGCAATGTTGGCTTTTACCAATGAACCAACTTGTTATGGTTTTAATGATGGATCTTTCACTGTTAACGTTTCAGGAGGTATAGGAAATATTACTTTCCTTCTTACTAATTCTTCAGGAACACAAGTAAACGCAGGTAATTCTAATACCGCAAACAATTTGAGTGAAGGTTGGTATTATATCAATATCAAT
It contains:
- a CDS encoding methylmalonyl-CoA mutase family protein, with protein sequence MEKIEPYKPKHKVRVVTAASLFDGHDAAINIMRRIIQSTGCEVIHLGHDRSVEEVVDCAIQEDAQAIAMTSYQGGHTEYLKYMYDLLKEKGADHIKIFAGGGGTILPEEIKELHAYGITRIYHPDDGRAMGLQGMINDLVEQSDFPTGDNLNGEVSHLKEKNPVEIAKLISAAENFPDESKGELEKVHEIAAKVDTPILGITGTGGAGKSSLVDELVRRFLIDFPEKNIAIVSVDPSKRKTGGALLGDRIRMNSIKNKRVYMRSLATRQSNLALSKHVNEALEILKAAEYDLIILETSGIGQSDTEILDHSDVSLYVMTPEFGAATQLEKIDMLDFADLVALNKFDKRGALDAIRDVKKQYKRNHEMWDASDDEVPVFGTIASQFNDPGMNTLYKAIMDEIVQKTGADLNSTFEITKEMSEKIFVIPPARTRYLSEISENNRSYDKWVDEQVEVADKLYGLQKSIETLKASSIDDKDRLIKGLQETFEQTKLELDPKNWVLIEEWDQKVQKYKDPVYSFKVRDKEISIQTHTESLSHLQIPKVALPKYKGWGDLLRWSLQENVPGEFPYTAGLFPFKREGEDPTRMFAGEGGPERTNRRFHYVSLGMPAKRLSTAFDSVTLYGNDPDLRPDIYGKIGNSGVSICCLDDAKKLYSGFRLSDPKTSVSMTINGPAPMLLGFFMNAAIDQECELYIKENSLEADVDKKLKELYDDKGIARPAYQGDLPEGNDGLGLMLLGITGDQVLPSDVYAKIKADTLTKVRGTVQADILKEDQAQNTCIFSTEFALRLMGDVQEYFIDHGVRNFYSVSISGYHIAEAGANPISQLAFTLANGFTYVEYYLSRGMDINAFGPNLSFFFSNGIDPEYAVIGRVARRIWSKALAKKYGANARAQMLKYHIQTSGRSLHAQEIDFNDIRTTLQALYAIYDNCNSLHTNAYDEAITTPTEESVRRAMAIQLIINRELGLAKNENPIQGAFIIEELTDLVEEAVLMEFDRITERGGVLGAMETMYQRSKIQEESLYYETLKHNGEFPIIGVNTFLSSKGSPTIVPAEVIRAEESEKKYQIEMLGNLHKAKEEKATEALNKVQKAAIQNQNIFEELMEAAKSCSLGQITNSLFEVGGQYRRNM
- a CDS encoding SpoIIE family protein phosphatase; the protein is MRKSGLILPFLIFSFHFSIAQKADEKVEYYLGQFSYYEYMDWDSALMYLDSATIQGENVKDDFTHGLIDLHKGWYYQDISAYDTSKSFFFSSLEYFKSANAYQKVADVYGNLGNAFLDVGDLKNSLDYQLKSLETNEAILMMSADEDTREMAIRGRAYAWSNISSIYKILDQYTKSLDYEYKALEYELEKGDDSVGMGISFISIGTTYESLGIKDSALYYTNLAHGIFKRHFFSNGLISSLLTLYRFSEADGKPNLDLLTEAYQVAAEFQDKKSELTVLGYLVAGDFGFSKDSLENMVNRGHYLIEEYDLANSQYGFFEDEAKYRASVGEYREAYASLLRYVDLYQKIKQNNELVDFKNAELRHEYQMQSMQDSLNFEKTLHEQKLSNEREVSRQKTIIVISSFGMVILIVFMVFLLRAFRVKKKTNQQLSEKNFMIERQKEIVEEKNTEITASINYAKRLQEAILPPLKSINSAFDDSFVYYEPKDVVSGDFYWFEKSNNLVFLAAADCTGHGVPGAMVSVVCFNALNRSVKEFNLHDPADILNKTRELIIETFQKSGENVKDGMDINLCAFDHKNKKVYYAGANNPLWIVRNNKHIPVEQLAQVATVEGEEFSLIELKADKQPVGLYEGMSDFRQIEIQIFEDDRFYLFTDGFADQFGGTKGKKLKYRNFKQLILDHFNQPMPSQGDNLKKFMDDWMKDFDQIDDICVIGVKV